In Spiroplasma litorale, a single genomic region encodes these proteins:
- the ybeY gene encoding rRNA maturation RNase YbeY: MKDNIDFIYEVEIKELKKYEKLFYKLLKYVKKYTNLNNKLSLSVNYISDEKSIYLNNKYRNKNYVGDVLSFPINDEYNIYSQMNFKEIGDIFIAPNEAAKKANKFNHSPKTEYSWLFVHGLLHILGFDHETKEESEEMFSLTDKILSKIKVKYIYL, from the coding sequence ATGAAAGATAATATTGATTTTATTTACGAAGTTGAAATAAAAGAATTAAAAAAATACGAAAAATTATTTTATAAATTATTAAAATATGTAAAAAAGTATACAAACTTAAACAATAAATTATCATTGTCAGTTAATTATATATCAGATGAAAAATCAATTTACTTAAATAATAAGTATAGAAATAAAAACTATGTTGGTGATGTTTTGTCATTTCCTATAAATGATGAATATAATATATACTCGCAAATGAATTTCAAAGAAATTGGGGATATTTTTATCGCACCCAATGAAGCAGCTAAAAAAGCAAATAAATTTAATCATTCACCAAAAACAGAGTATTCATGACTATTTGTTCATGGCCTACTTCATATATTAGGTTTTGATCATGAAACTAAGGAAGAGTCTGAAGAAATGTTTTCGTTAACTGATAAAATATTAAGCAAAATAAAAGTAAAATATATATATTTATAA
- a CDS encoding diacylglycerol kinase, translating to MARKKGSKRAKVRTRLKNKFTNAARGVYTAFKEESTLIVYLIAIIIAIGLGIWVKLDVISWSIIILTIGVLLGFEFLNTSIENFVDLLSFEYDIKVKKIKDICAAASIINAILSVVIGFLIYLPPLIEKISDMVGV from the coding sequence ATGGCAAGAAAAAAAGGTTCAAAAAGAGCAAAGGTTAGAACAAGGTTAAAAAATAAGTTCACCAATGCTGCGAGAGGTGTTTATACTGCTTTTAAGGAAGAGTCAACTCTGATTGTATATCTTATTGCAATTATAATTGCAATTGGATTAGGAATTTGGGTAAAACTTGATGTTATTAGCTGATCAATAATTATTTTAACAATTGGAGTTTTGTTAGGTTTTGAATTCTTAAATACATCTATTGAAAATTTTGTTGATTTGCTTAGTTTTGAATACGACATTAAAGTAAAAAAAATAAAGGATATATGTGCCGCTGCAAGTATAATAAATGCCATTTTATCAGTAGTTATTGGTTTTTTAATATATTTACCACCTTTAATTGAAAAAATTAGTGATATGGTGGGCGTTTAG
- the cdd gene encoding cytidine deaminase yields MNLEKVFNVLKDNERYCYTPYSRFNVVCSLYLKDDTIINGVNIENAAYNPTICAERSMIAQFISKGYINSEVDFIALYANSDKPVYPCGTCRQTLAEFFSEKTKIYIFNSNGYNSSHMLGELLPYSFNKNNLE; encoded by the coding sequence ATGAATCTAGAAAAAGTATTTAATGTTTTAAAAGATAATGAAAGGTATTGTTACACACCATACTCAAGATTTAATGTAGTTTGCTCTTTATATTTAAAGGATGACACTATTATAAATGGCGTAAATATTGAAAATGCAGCTTATAATCCAACTATTTGTGCAGAAAGATCGATGATTGCACAATTCATTTCAAAAGGGTATATTAATAGTGAAGTGGACTTTATTGCTTTATATGCCAATTCAGATAAACCTGTGTACCCATGCGGTACTTGTAGACAAACATTAGCAGAGTTTTTCTCAGAAAAAACTAAAATTTATATTTTTAATAGTAATGGTTATAATAGTTCGCATATGCTGGGGGAATTATTACCTTATTCATTTAATAAAAATAATCTTGAATAA